CAAGCCTGGCCATGATATCCGTTGAGCCGCCCGGCGAATAGGCAACGATCATTGTTATATGCTGATCCGCCGGCCACTCGGCGTAACTTGGCACAGAAGAGAAGATCAGAAAAGAAGCGCACAGGAGCATCATCAAACCGGTCATTTTTTTCATCATGCCTTACCTCCCCCAAAAAGTGTGATTCTTCAAAGGTCCTGCATTGCTTTCGAGAAAAAACGGCCTTCCGGATTTCTGTTTCATCCCCTCCAACTGCCTCCGCTTTCTTTTCTGCCGATCACTCCTTTCACGACGGCTATGTCCAAAAATCAATGAACCGCAAAGAACTCGTTCAATAGGGAATCAAGGTCACTGGTCGTGAAGATACCCCTGCACTCCCAGAGAAAACCGTGACGACCATTCTTTCATGGCGTTGCTGTGCTTTTCGAGGCGTTGTACCCCATCCTGTCCCAGGTGCTGAAGAACTCCGGAAAGAAGGGCATTTATTATCGCCTCCGCCGCAATATTCGAGTTAAAGAAACTCACGGATTCATACCTGCAGAAAAAAGCGATATCGGAGGCGATCGCCAGGGGGGACAATTCACTGTCCGTGATTGAAACCACCCGGCAGCCGGTTCTCCGGATCTTCTCCGTCACTTCAAGGACAAACTTCGTGTATCTCGGAAGGGAAACAACAAACAGAACATCGTTCCGCCCGATGTCAAAAACGCTTTCCGTCAGCTGCCCGTCATCGATGGAAATATGGTGCACATTCGGGCGGATCTGGAACAGCAGCAGGTTGAAGAAAAAAGTGAGGGGATAGGAACTGCGGAGAGCCAGGGAATACACATTGGGGGCAGACGCAAACAACTCAACGGCCTTCTGGAATTTTTCCCCGGAATTCATGGACAGCAGGGCGTTGAGAGATTCCTGGTCCCTCAT
The window above is part of the Aminivibrio sp. genome. Proteins encoded here:
- a CDS encoding MurR/RpiR family transcriptional regulator translates to MQEFKEKIRFFLRRSKTSKAKRTVANFFVSSPEEAAFLNLGELAERIGVSPATISRTSVEMGFSGYPDLQEQIRSKLKIGITPVERLKETPADESTPIWTRSIMRDQESLNALLSMNSGEKFQKAVELFASAPNVYSLALRSSYPLTFFFNLLLFQIRPNVHHISIDDGQLTESVFDIGRNDVLFVVSLPRYTKFVLEVTEKIRRTGCRVVSITDSELSPLAIASDIAFFCRYESVSFFNSNIAAEAIINALLSGVLQHLGQDGVQRLEKHSNAMKEWSSRFSLGVQGYLHDQ